One Clavibacter zhangzhiyongii genomic region harbors:
- the hisB gene encoding imidazoleglycerol-phosphate dehydratase HisB codes for MSTLARTAHVTRQTSESSIDLQLDLDGTGASEISTSVPFYDHMLTAFAKHSLTDLKVTATGDTHIDVHHTVEDVGIVLGQAIRQALGDKSGIARFGDALVPLDEALVQSVVDISGRPFLVHSGEPAGFEMHLIGGHFTGSMVRHVFEAITFHAGLTVHVTVLGGRDPHHIAEAEFKSFARAFRQAKELDPRVSGIPSTKGAL; via the coding sequence ATGAGCACCCTCGCGCGCACCGCGCACGTCACGCGGCAGACCAGCGAGTCCAGCATCGACCTCCAGCTCGACCTCGACGGCACCGGCGCCTCCGAGATCAGCACGTCCGTGCCGTTCTACGACCACATGCTCACCGCGTTCGCGAAGCACTCGCTCACCGACCTGAAGGTCACCGCCACGGGTGACACGCACATCGACGTGCACCACACGGTCGAGGACGTCGGCATCGTCCTCGGTCAGGCCATCCGCCAGGCGCTCGGCGACAAGTCCGGCATCGCGCGGTTCGGCGACGCGCTGGTGCCGCTCGACGAGGCCCTCGTCCAGTCGGTCGTCGACATCTCCGGTCGGCCATTCCTGGTCCACTCGGGCGAGCCTGCCGGCTTCGAGATGCACCTCATCGGCGGCCACTTCACGGGATCCATGGTCCGCCACGTGTTCGAGGCCATCACCTTCCACGCGGGCCTCACCGTGCACGTCACGGTGCTCGGAGGGCGCGACCCGCACCACATCGCGGAGGCGGAGTTCAAGTCGTTCGCGCGCGCGTTCCGCCAGGCCAAGGAGCTCGACCCGCGGGTGTCCGGCATCCCCTCCACCAAGGGCGCGCTGTGA
- the priA gene encoding bifunctional 1-(5-phosphoribosyl)-5-((5-phosphoribosylamino)methylideneamino)imidazole-4-carboxamide isomerase/phosphoribosylanthranilate isomerase PriA: MSEFTSTPRLTLLPAVDVAGGQAVRLTQGAAGTETGYGDPVDAARDWAEQGAEWLHLVDLDAAFGRGDNLQVISRVIRAIDGVQIELSGGIRDDRSLDVALESGATRINLGTAALENPEWAASVIAQHGEAVAVGLDVRGRTLSARGWTKDGGDIWEVLERLEEAGCARYVVTDVTKDGTLQGPNLDLLRDVLERTERPVVASGGISSLDDIAALRELVPLGLEGAIVGKALYAGAFTLGQALDVAGE, encoded by the coding sequence ATGAGCGAGTTCACCAGCACCCCCCGCCTGACCCTCCTGCCCGCCGTCGACGTGGCGGGCGGCCAGGCCGTGCGCCTCACCCAGGGCGCGGCCGGCACCGAGACCGGCTACGGCGATCCCGTGGACGCGGCCCGCGACTGGGCCGAGCAGGGCGCCGAGTGGCTGCACCTCGTCGACCTCGACGCCGCGTTCGGCCGCGGTGACAACCTGCAGGTCATCTCCCGCGTGATCCGGGCCATCGACGGCGTGCAGATCGAGCTGTCCGGCGGCATCCGCGACGACCGCTCGCTCGACGTGGCGCTCGAGAGCGGTGCGACGCGCATCAACCTCGGCACGGCGGCGCTCGAGAACCCCGAGTGGGCCGCCAGCGTCATCGCGCAGCACGGCGAGGCCGTGGCGGTCGGGCTCGACGTCCGTGGGCGCACACTGTCCGCGCGCGGATGGACGAAGGACGGCGGCGACATCTGGGAGGTGCTCGAGCGCCTCGAGGAGGCCGGCTGCGCGCGCTACGTCGTGACCGACGTCACCAAGGACGGCACGCTCCAGGGTCCGAACCTCGACCTGCTCCGCGACGTGCTCGAGCGCACCGAGCGCCCGGTCGTCGCGTCCGGCGGCATCTCGAGCCTCGACGACATCGCCGCGCTCCGCGAGCTCGTGCCGCTCGGCCTCGAGGGCGCCATCGTCGGCAAGGCCCTCTACGCGGGCGCGTTCACGCTCGGCCAGGCGCTCGACGTCGCCGGGGAGTGA
- the hisH gene encoding imidazole glycerol phosphate synthase subunit HisH — MTRPSVVVLDYGSGNVHSAVKALELAGADVELTGDPKRAHEADGLLVPGVGAFSAVMTALRAAGGDRVVDRRLAGGRPVLGICVGMQVMFDRGVERDVDVAGLGEWPGTVDRLESDVLPHMGWNRVDAPEGSALFAGLEDERFYFVHSYAARAWGIDPLPPLPAPRVTWATHGERFVAAVENGPLSATQFHPEKSGTAGIRLLANWLGTLRAA; from the coding sequence GTGACGCGGCCGTCCGTCGTCGTCCTCGACTACGGGAGCGGCAACGTCCACTCCGCCGTGAAGGCGCTCGAGCTGGCCGGCGCCGACGTCGAGCTCACCGGCGATCCGAAGCGCGCCCACGAGGCCGACGGACTGCTGGTCCCCGGCGTCGGCGCGTTCTCCGCGGTCATGACGGCCCTGCGCGCCGCGGGCGGCGACCGCGTGGTCGACCGGCGACTCGCCGGCGGCCGCCCGGTGCTCGGCATCTGCGTCGGCATGCAGGTCATGTTCGACCGGGGCGTCGAGCGCGACGTCGACGTCGCGGGCCTGGGGGAGTGGCCCGGCACCGTCGACCGCCTCGAGTCCGACGTGCTCCCGCACATGGGCTGGAACCGCGTGGACGCCCCCGAGGGGTCGGCGCTGTTCGCGGGCCTCGAGGACGAGCGCTTCTACTTCGTCCACTCGTACGCCGCGCGCGCATGGGGCATCGACCCGCTGCCGCCGCTGCCCGCGCCCCGTGTCACGTGGGCCACCCACGGCGAGCGGTTCGTCGCGGCCGTCGAGAACGGCCCGCTCTCCGCGACGCAGTTCCACCCCGAGAAGTCGGGGACGGCAGGGATCCGGCTGCTCGCCAACTGGCTCGGCACCCTGCGCGCCGCCTGA